A region from the Aquimarina sp. ERC-38 genome encodes:
- the cysD gene encoding sulfate adenylyltransferase subunit CysD, giving the protein MEVLERNKKQIVKARKLTVNPLESEAIYIFREVVAQFEKPVLLFSGGKDSITLVRLAQKAFYPGKIPFPLLHIDTGHNFPETIEFRDRLVKELGVELIVRNVQDSIDQGKVMEETGRYASRNSLQTTTLLDALEEFKFDAAIGGARRDEEKARAKERIFSVRDDFGQWDEKNQRPELFDHLNGKIDLGQNVRVFPISNWTELDVWSYIEKENIEIPSIYFAHKRKTFVRDGMIWSAEDNVVFRDKDELVEERLVRFRTVGDMSCTAAVLSDAITIDKVVAEIRESTISERGARIDDKRSEAAMEKRKQQGYF; this is encoded by the coding sequence ATGGAAGTACTAGAAAGAAATAAAAAGCAAATTGTGAAAGCAAGAAAGTTAACGGTGAACCCTTTAGAAAGTGAAGCTATTTATATTTTTAGGGAAGTGGTTGCACAATTTGAAAAGCCGGTTCTATTATTTTCAGGTGGAAAAGATTCTATTACCCTGGTGCGATTGGCTCAAAAAGCGTTTTATCCGGGTAAAATTCCATTTCCTTTATTACATATAGATACAGGTCATAACTTTCCGGAAACTATTGAGTTCAGAGATCGCCTGGTAAAAGAGTTAGGGGTAGAATTGATTGTTCGTAACGTGCAGGACTCCATTGACCAGGGGAAAGTAATGGAAGAAACCGGAAGATATGCCAGTAGAAACAGCCTGCAAACCACGACCCTTCTGGATGCATTAGAAGAATTCAAATTTGATGCAGCTATTGGTGGGGCTCGTCGGGACGAAGAAAAAGCAAGAGCAAAAGAACGTATTTTTTCAGTTCGGGATGACTTTGGGCAATGGGATGAAAAAAATCAGCGTCCGGAATTGTTTGATCATTTAAACGGTAAGATAGATTTAGGGCAAAACGTTCGGGTGTTTCCGATCAGTAACTGGACAGAATTGGATGTTTGGAGTTACATAGAAAAAGAAAATATTGAGATTCCTTCTATCTACTTTGCACACAAGCGTAAAACCTTTGTAAGAGACGGGATGATCTGGTCTGCTGAGGATAATGTCGTTTTTAGAGATAAAGATGAGTTGGTAGAAGAACGCCTGGTTCGATTTAGAACGGTAGGAGATATGTCTTGTACTGCTGCCGTACTATCTGATGCAATTACCATTGATAAGGTAGTAGCAGAAATCAGAGAATCAACAATCTCAGAAAGAGGGGCTAGAATCGACGATAAAAGATCCGAAGCCGCTATGGAAAAACGAAAACAACAGGGGTATTTTTAA
- a CDS encoding phosphoadenosine phosphosulfate reductase family protein: protein MSFTKEEIVSLNKELKEKTPLEIVQWVISKAKNPVVTTNFRPYEAAILQVTSQAKKDIPVIWCDSGYNTPNTYRHAEEVIGLLGLNIKLYVPAQTTAHRDVVMGIPDIEDPKHKIFTEQVKLEPFKRAMNDFKPDVWFTNLRKGQTALRDSLDILSMGSDGVLKVSPFYYYSDTDLDVYLKENKLPNEFKYFDPTKVLGNRECGLHTS, encoded by the coding sequence ATGAGTTTTACTAAAGAAGAAATAGTAAGTTTAAATAAAGAACTAAAAGAAAAAACGCCTTTAGAAATTGTACAGTGGGTAATAAGCAAAGCAAAAAATCCTGTAGTAACTACTAATTTCAGGCCTTACGAAGCAGCTATTTTACAAGTTACTTCTCAAGCTAAAAAAGATATTCCGGTAATCTGGTGTGACTCCGGTTACAACACTCCTAATACCTATCGACATGCCGAAGAAGTTATTGGACTACTAGGTCTAAATATAAAACTGTACGTTCCTGCACAAACTACGGCTCATAGAGATGTGGTTATGGGAATTCCGGATATAGAGGATCCAAAGCATAAAATATTTACAGAACAGGTGAAGTTGGAGCCTTTTAAAAGGGCAATGAATGACTTTAAACCTGATGTCTGGTTTACAAATTTAAGAAAAGGGCAAACGGCGCTACGGGATTCTTTAGATATTTTAAGTATGGGAAGTGACGGGGTGTTAAAAGTAAGCCCGTTTTACTATTATAGCGATACGGATTTAGATGTTTATTTAAAAGAAAACAAATTACCTAATGAATTTAAATATTTTGACCCAACCAAAGTATTAGGAAACAGGGAATGCGGATTACATACAAGTTAG
- a CDS encoding DUF2061 domain-containing protein, with protein sequence MILDKVASTKTTYEDDKTSESPIRSIAKAISWRVIGTLDTLIVSYILTGELVLATSIASVDFVTKMILYFFHERIWNKIKWGK encoded by the coding sequence ATGATTTTAGATAAAGTAGCTTCGACCAAAACCACTTATGAAGATGATAAAACTTCAGAAAGTCCTATACGTAGTATTGCAAAAGCAATCAGTTGGCGAGTGATTGGTACGTTAGATACTTTAATAGTGTCATATATATTAACCGGAGAATTAGTTCTGGCTACTTCTATTGCCTCGGTTGACTTCGTAACTAAGATGATTTTATACTTTTTTCACGAGCGAATTTGGAATAAAATTAAATGGGGTAAATAA
- a CDS encoding trans-sulfuration enzyme family protein produces the protein MKNQKNKHFETEAVRIQTDRTKFSEHSTPLYLTSGFVFEDSEEMRAAFAEEKQRDLYSRYSNPNTSEFITKMCALEGAEDGFAFATGMAAVYSTFAALLNAGDHIVSCRSVFGATHALFTKYFPKWNINTTYFTTTEEEKLEELIQPNTKLIYVETPTNPGVDVLDLEKISKVAKKHGILFVVDNCFATPYLQNPIKFGADLVIHSATKLIDGQGRVLGGVTVGTADLIREIYLFSRVTGPAMSPFNAWVLSKSLETLAVRADRHCENALKLAEFLEIHSKVNWVKYPFLPSHPRYEVAKKQMKLGGSIVAFEVKGGVDAGKKFFDSIEMCSLSANLGDTRTIVTHPASTTHSKLAAEDKEAVGITDGMVRCSVGLEYVEDIIKDVDQALTGI, from the coding sequence ATGAAAAACCAAAAAAATAAGCATTTTGAAACTGAAGCAGTACGAATTCAGACAGATCGTACCAAGTTTTCAGAACATTCCACGCCCCTTTATTTAACTTCGGGATTTGTATTTGAAGACTCCGAAGAAATGCGGGCTGCTTTTGCCGAAGAAAAGCAACGAGACCTTTATAGCAGGTATAGCAACCCAAACACCAGTGAATTTATTACTAAAATGTGTGCCTTAGAAGGCGCAGAAGACGGGTTTGCTTTTGCTACCGGAATGGCTGCGGTATATTCTACCTTTGCAGCATTATTAAATGCCGGAGATCATATCGTATCCTGTCGTTCTGTATTTGGAGCTACACATGCGTTGTTTACCAAGTATTTTCCGAAGTGGAATATCAATACTACCTATTTTACTACAACCGAAGAAGAGAAACTGGAAGAACTCATTCAGCCGAATACAAAGTTGATTTATGTGGAAACCCCAACAAACCCGGGGGTAGATGTATTGGATTTAGAAAAGATAAGTAAAGTAGCCAAAAAACACGGAATCTTATTTGTTGTGGATAATTGTTTTGCAACGCCTTACCTACAAAATCCAATTAAATTTGGTGCTGATTTAGTAATACATTCTGCCACCAAATTAATCGATGGACAAGGAAGGGTATTAGGTGGTGTAACGGTAGGTACAGCAGATTTAATCAGGGAAATTTATTTATTCTCCCGTGTTACGGGTCCCGCCATGTCCCCTTTTAATGCCTGGGTGCTTTCAAAAAGCTTAGAAACCCTTGCAGTAAGAGCAGATCGCCATTGTGAAAATGCCTTAAAATTAGCCGAATTTTTAGAAATCCATTCTAAAGTAAATTGGGTAAAATATCCGTTTTTGCCATCTCATCCACGTTATGAAGTTGCAAAAAAACAAATGAAGTTGGGAGGTTCTATTGTAGCTTTTGAAGTAAAAGGAGGAGTAGATGCTGGAAAAAAATTCTTTGATAGTATTGAAATGTGTTCCTTATCAGCAAATCTGGGAGATACAAGAACCATTGTAACCCATCCTGCATCTACTACTCATAGCAAGTTAGCCGCAGAGGATAAAGAAGCCGTAGGAATTACGGACGGAATGGTACGCTGTTCCGTAGGTTTAGAATATGTGGAAGATATAATAAAAGATGTGGATCAGGCTTTGACCGGAATATAG
- a CDS encoding DUF86 domain-containing protein: MQPKELKYILDLESLIQEVEKIQERYTHNYTLFKEDFLGVRSLERVLEIIGEALKKLLAVNDQIIISNSKRIISLRNILAHEYDNIDSAILWSIAIKDIPILKDEIKDLRKNS; the protein is encoded by the coding sequence ATGCAGCCTAAGGAGCTAAAGTATATTCTGGATTTAGAATCTTTAATTCAAGAAGTAGAAAAGATTCAGGAAAGATATACCCATAATTATACTTTATTTAAGGAAGATTTTTTAGGAGTAAGATCATTAGAACGTGTTTTAGAAATTATTGGAGAAGCCCTCAAAAAACTTTTAGCGGTAAATGATCAAATTATTATTTCTAATTCTAAAAGAATTATTTCTTTACGAAATATTTTAGCACATGAATATGACAATATTGATAGTGCGATTTTATGGAGTATTGCTATAAAAGATATTCCTATTTTAAAAGATGAAATTAAGGATTTACGTAAGAATAGTTAA
- a CDS encoding nucleotidyltransferase family protein — protein MINLLKQNKEQIELLCKKHKVVQCNVFGSALSDTTFNPQKSDIDFAVIFDFKIPVVEMADYYFNFIEDLEELLKKPVDVVTLSSLKNKIFKKELEETMISLYAA, from the coding sequence ATGATTAATCTACTTAAACAGAATAAGGAACAAATTGAATTACTATGTAAAAAACATAAAGTTGTACAGTGTAATGTTTTTGGATCAGCCTTAAGCGATACAACATTTAATCCTCAAAAAAGCGATATTGATTTTGCAGTGATTTTTGATTTTAAAATTCCGGTGGTAGAGATGGCTGATTATTATTTTAATTTTATAGAAGATTTGGAAGAACTTCTAAAAAAACCTGTTGACGTAGTCACACTATCCTCTTTAAAGAATAAAATTTTTAAAAAAGAATTGGAAGAAACTATGATTTCACTATATGCAGCCTAA
- a CDS encoding DUF433 domain-containing protein, with translation MEYLSDRITLDADLCNGRPTIRSLRITVETILDFISNGDSVEEVLESYPFLEREDIAVCFSFATKIIKRI, from the coding sequence ATGGAATATCTGTCGGATCGAATCACTTTGGATGCGGATTTATGTAACGGAAGACCTACTATTAGAAGCTTGAGAATTACAGTAGAAACAATTTTGGATTTTATAAGCAATGGAGATTCAGTGGAGGAAGTTTTGGAAAGTTATCCATTTCTTGAAAGAGAAGATATCGCAGTCTGTTTTTCTTTTGCAACTAAAATAATCAAAAGAATATGA
- a CDS encoding OsmC family protein: MKIELNRIDNDFHFELKNERGHISYIDSKAAVGGHDLAPSPMEYVLMGVAGCSSIDIISILKKQRQEITDYKVSVNGIREKIEDATPFKTIEVTVFLEGDIQPEKAKRAAQLSFEKYCSVSKTLEPTATIEYKVVVNNKKV; the protein is encoded by the coding sequence ATGAAAATAGAATTAAATAGAATTGATAATGACTTTCATTTTGAATTAAAAAATGAAAGAGGACACATATCCTATATTGATAGCAAAGCAGCTGTTGGCGGACATGACTTGGCACCCAGTCCGATGGAATATGTATTAATGGGGGTTGCCGGATGTAGCTCGATTGATATTATTTCCATATTAAAAAAACAACGTCAGGAGATTACGGATTATAAAGTATCGGTGAACGGAATTCGGGAAAAAATAGAAGATGCTACTCCGTTTAAAACTATAGAAGTAACTGTTTTTCTAGAAGGGGATATCCAACCGGAAAAAGCAAAACGAGCAGCACAATTATCCTTTGAAAAATATTGTTCGGTTTCTAAAACATTAGAACCTACGGCAACAATTGAATATAAGGTAGTAGTTAATAATAAAAAAGTATAG
- the thrA gene encoding bifunctional aspartate kinase/homoserine dehydrogenase I produces MKILKFGGKSLAGEKGIRQVISIIKDKVDQGESLAVVISARGKATDQLENILTKAVNHDDYQEAFEVFKTSQVSDSNREYVEKEFTILNKLYEGVFLLGNYSKKIKDQILSQGEVISGKILVEKLKEIGVNAHFTDSRELIITDDQFGEAQPIDNISKENVRRHFEKYNGTTVNVVTGFIASNQLSETTTLGRNGSNYTAALLANYLDAEELQNYTHVDGIYTADPDLIADAKKIDRLSFNEANELAYFGATILHAKTIIPLIEKEIPLRILNTFNREGKGTLITSTSDNKGIKSLSVLKDVSLLNLEGRGLLGKAGIDARIFKALAYKNVSVSIISQGSSERGIGLVVSASQARDAKQALEEEFEADFYNKDVSTITIERNVSVISIIGQDLSTFHKPYNALIKNQIVPILFNNTVTGKNISLVVKKEQLNKALHVIHGEIFGIDKKINIAIFGHGLVGGTLIKQILKSKEDIRKRKKIDLTVFAVANSRKVITNAKGLETNWKNEMEDSGKAYTVEDIIKFAEEHHLENLIAIDNTASTDFTDNYVKLVEKGFDLVSSNKIANTLSFDFYKELRQVLSNNQKQYLYETNVGAGLPLIDTIKLLHLSGENITRIKGVFSGSLSYLFNTFSTEDRPFSEVLQEAIDQGFTEPDPREDLCGNDVGRKLLILARELDLANEFEDVNIHNLIPENLREGDRQQFLGKLKELDKTYQKLKAAQEPDHVLRYIGDLHGDLSQEKGILDVKLVSVPSTGSLGQVKGSDSIFEIYTESYGDQPVIIQGAGAGAAVTARGVFGDILRIAAP; encoded by the coding sequence ATGAAAATATTAAAATTCGGAGGAAAATCACTTGCTGGCGAAAAAGGAATACGGCAGGTAATAAGTATTATAAAAGATAAAGTGGATCAAGGAGAATCACTGGCGGTAGTTATTTCTGCCCGTGGTAAGGCAACAGATCAATTAGAAAACATTTTGACTAAAGCCGTAAATCATGATGATTATCAGGAGGCTTTTGAAGTTTTTAAAACAAGTCAGGTATCAGACAGTAACCGTGAATATGTAGAGAAGGAATTTACCATATTAAATAAACTCTACGAAGGGGTTTTTCTATTAGGTAATTATAGCAAAAAGATTAAAGATCAGATTTTATCCCAGGGAGAAGTCATTTCTGGGAAGATACTGGTAGAAAAACTAAAGGAGATCGGAGTTAATGCTCATTTTACAGATAGTAGGGAACTTATTATTACGGACGATCAGTTTGGCGAAGCACAACCTATCGATAACATATCTAAAGAAAATGTGCGAAGGCATTTTGAAAAATACAATGGCACAACAGTCAATGTGGTTACCGGTTTTATAGCTTCTAACCAACTTAGTGAAACCACTACGCTAGGTAGAAATGGTAGTAATTATACCGCAGCTTTATTAGCAAATTACCTGGATGCAGAAGAATTACAGAACTATACGCATGTAGATGGTATTTATACTGCGGATCCGGATTTAATTGCAGATGCAAAGAAGATTGACCGATTATCTTTTAACGAAGCTAATGAATTGGCCTATTTTGGGGCAACAATCTTACACGCTAAAACAATTATTCCTCTGATCGAAAAGGAAATTCCGTTGCGAATACTAAATACTTTTAATCGAGAAGGAAAAGGTACTTTAATAACTTCTACTTCGGATAATAAAGGGATCAAATCGCTTTCTGTGTTAAAAGATGTATCTCTTTTAAATTTAGAAGGTCGGGGATTATTAGGCAAAGCTGGAATAGATGCGCGGATTTTTAAAGCACTGGCTTATAAAAATGTGAGTGTAAGTATTATTTCGCAAGGTTCTTCAGAAAGAGGGATTGGATTAGTGGTCAGTGCAAGTCAGGCTAGAGATGCTAAACAAGCCCTTGAAGAAGAATTTGAAGCGGATTTTTACAATAAAGATGTAAGTACCATTACAATCGAGCGTAACGTATCTGTGATTTCTATCATAGGGCAAGATTTGAGTACTTTTCATAAACCTTATAATGCCTTAATTAAAAATCAAATAGTTCCTATTCTGTTTAATAATACGGTGACCGGAAAAAATATAAGCCTGGTTGTCAAAAAAGAACAGCTTAATAAAGCATTGCATGTAATTCACGGAGAGATTTTTGGAATTGATAAAAAAATCAATATTGCTATCTTCGGACACGGGCTGGTAGGAGGTACCTTGATTAAACAAATTTTAAAGTCCAAGGAAGACATCCGGAAACGAAAAAAAATAGATCTTACGGTTTTTGCCGTAGCCAATTCCAGGAAAGTAATTACGAATGCTAAAGGTTTGGAGACCAACTGGAAAAATGAGATGGAAGATTCAGGTAAAGCGTATACTGTAGAAGATATTATTAAGTTTGCAGAGGAACATCACCTGGAAAATTTGATTGCTATTGATAATACGGCAAGTACGGATTTTACAGATAATTACGTTAAATTAGTAGAAAAAGGTTTCGACTTGGTTTCTTCAAATAAAATTGCAAACACATTAAGCTTTGACTTTTATAAAGAATTACGTCAGGTATTAAGTAATAATCAAAAGCAGTATTTGTACGAAACGAATGTAGGAGCAGGGCTTCCGCTAATTGATACTATTAAATTACTACATTTATCCGGTGAAAATATTACCAGGATAAAAGGCGTATTTTCCGGGTCTTTGAGTTATCTTTTTAACACATTTTCTACGGAAGATAGACCCTTTAGTGAAGTACTACAAGAAGCAATTGATCAAGGGTTTACTGAACCAGACCCTAGGGAAGACCTTTGTGGAAATGATGTAGGTAGAAAGCTATTGATATTGGCTCGCGAGTTGGATTTGGCAAATGAATTTGAAGATGTAAACATCCATAACCTGATACCTGAAAATTTAAGAGAAGGAGATCGTCAGCAGTTTTTAGGAAAATTAAAAGAACTAGATAAAACTTATCAAAAATTAAAAGCAGCACAAGAACCAGATCATGTTTTACGATATATAGGTGATTTACACGGGGATTTATCTCAGGAAAAAGGAATTTTGGACGTAAAATTAGTTTCAGTTCCTAGTACCGGTTCGCTAGGTCAGGTAAAAGGGTCTGATTCTATCTTTGAAATTTATACCGAATCTTATGGAGACCAGCCCGTTATTATTCAAGGTGCAGGAGCGGGTGCGGCTGTTACGGCAAGAGGGGTTTTTGGGGATATTTTAAGAATTGCGGCTCCCTAG
- a CDS encoding alpha/beta fold hydrolase produces the protein MLQKVSIENYKTIKGKELDQIVVTYELFGKDLYTAPVVLVNHALTGNSTVCGEQGWWKGLIGEGKCINTKDYTILAFNIPGNGYDGIEENLIQDYQSFTARDVAKIFNQVIKQLEIQKIFATIGGSVGGGIAWELAVLNPSLIEHLIPVAADWKSTDWLKANCLVQEQILLNSKNPVHDARLHAMLFYRSPESFKIKFNRSFNEDWGVYNVESWLLHHGKKLKERFTLSAYKTLNHILANIDITSRGETFEEVVKNIRSNIHLISVDSDIFFTAKEDTETFYRLTKVKNNVSHHIIASVHGHDAFLIEFEQLEKILDPIFKNEIR, from the coding sequence ATGCTCCAAAAGGTTTCGATAGAAAACTATAAAACAATAAAAGGAAAAGAGCTCGATCAAATCGTCGTAACCTACGAATTGTTTGGCAAAGATTTATATACCGCCCCCGTAGTCTTAGTTAATCATGCCCTAACCGGAAATTCGACTGTTTGTGGAGAACAAGGTTGGTGGAAGGGGCTTATTGGGGAAGGAAAGTGCATCAATACTAAAGATTATACAATACTTGCCTTTAATATACCCGGAAATGGTTATGACGGCATTGAAGAAAACCTGATACAGGATTACCAGTCTTTTACAGCCCGGGATGTAGCAAAAATTTTTAATCAAGTGATAAAACAATTAGAGATTCAAAAAATATTTGCTACAATAGGAGGGTCCGTGGGCGGGGGAATTGCCTGGGAACTGGCCGTACTTAACCCTAGCCTCATTGAACACCTCATACCTGTAGCTGCAGATTGGAAATCTACTGACTGGTTAAAAGCAAATTGCCTGGTACAAGAACAGATTCTTTTAAATTCAAAAAACCCGGTACATGATGCTCGCTTACATGCTATGTTATTTTACCGATCACCTGAATCTTTTAAGATCAAATTTAATCGCAGTTTTAACGAAGACTGGGGGGTGTACAATGTCGAGAGTTGGTTACTGCATCACGGTAAAAAATTAAAAGAGAGATTTACCTTATCGGCATATAAAACTTTAAACCATATACTGGCAAATATTGATATTACTTCTAGGGGAGAAACCTTTGAAGAAGTAGTGAAAAATATAAGGTCAAATATACATCTAATAAGTGTGGATTCTGATATATTTTTCACAGCAAAAGAAGATACGGAAACCTTTTATAGATTGACAAAGGTGAAAAATAATGTCTCGCATCATATCATAGCATCAGTACATGGGCATGATGCTTTTTTAATTGAATTTGAACAGTTGGAGAAAATACTAGATCCTATCTTTAAAAACGAGATTAGATGA
- a CDS encoding O-acetylhomoserine aminocarboxypropyltransferase/cysteine synthase family protein — MSTQKFATNALHAGHDVTINGGTRAVPIYQTSSYVFNDSDHAANLFNLSQPGYIYTRLNNPTNDILEQRLAALEGGIACVVTASGTAAINTALLTLLKTGDHIIASSSLYGGTYNLLNVTLPRFGITTTFVDPSDPQNFKDAIQENTRVFFVESLGNPKLDVLDLKAISAEAKAIKIPFIVDNTVATPALLNPIKYGANIVIHSLTKYINGNGTSLGGAIIDAGTFDWSNGKFPEFTEPSKGYHGLVYHDALGPAAFIAKVRVEGLRDHGAALSPFNAFQILQGLETLEIRMYKHSENALALAKWLQEQEEVAWVKYPGLKEDTYYTLAKEYLPKGQSGIITFGVKGGYESAKTVANESKLFSLLANIGDSKSLIIHPSSTTHQQLNEEQQAATGVTKDLIRLSVGLENIEDLKADLKATFKKVTVTA; from the coding sequence ATGAGTACACAAAAATTTGCAACTAATGCATTACATGCGGGTCATGATGTAACTATAAACGGGGGAACAAGAGCCGTTCCTATTTATCAGACCAGTTCGTATGTATTTAACGATTCTGACCATGCTGCCAATCTGTTTAATTTGTCGCAACCTGGTTATATCTATACCCGACTTAATAATCCTACAAATGATATCTTAGAACAGAGGTTAGCTGCCTTAGAAGGAGGAATTGCCTGTGTAGTTACCGCTTCAGGCACCGCTGCTATTAATACGGCTTTACTCACTTTATTAAAAACAGGCGATCACATCATAGCTTCTAGTAGCCTGTACGGAGGTACTTATAATTTATTGAATGTTACCCTACCCAGGTTTGGGATTACCACCACATTCGTAGATCCGTCCGATCCGCAAAATTTTAAAGATGCCATTCAAGAGAACACACGGGTATTCTTTGTAGAATCTCTAGGTAACCCAAAGTTAGATGTACTGGACCTAAAAGCAATTTCAGCCGAAGCCAAAGCGATTAAGATACCCTTTATAGTAGATAATACAGTCGCTACTCCAGCTTTGCTAAACCCAATTAAATACGGGGCGAATATTGTTATTCATTCTTTGACTAAATATATTAATGGTAACGGGACTTCACTAGGAGGTGCTATTATCGATGCTGGTACTTTTGACTGGTCAAACGGAAAATTTCCAGAATTTACCGAGCCTTCTAAAGGATATCATGGCCTAGTCTATCATGATGCCCTAGGGCCTGCTGCTTTTATTGCCAAAGTGAGGGTAGAAGGGTTACGAGATCATGGGGCAGCTTTAAGTCCGTTTAATGCATTTCAGATTTTGCAGGGACTAGAAACCTTAGAAATCCGGATGTATAAACATAGTGAAAATGCATTGGCTTTAGCAAAATGGTTGCAAGAACAAGAAGAAGTTGCCTGGGTAAAATATCCGGGTTTAAAAGAAGATACCTACTATACTTTAGCTAAAGAATATTTACCAAAAGGACAAAGTGGAATCATCACTTTTGGAGTAAAAGGGGGATACGAATCAGCAAAAACAGTTGCGAACGAATCTAAGTTATTTTCGTTACTAGCTAATATTGGAGATTCTAAATCTTTGATTATCCACCCTTCCAGTACCACACATCAACAGTTAAATGAAGAACAACAAGCTGCTACCGGAGTAACTAAGGATTTAATTAGGCTTTCCGTAGGTTTAGAAAATATTGAAGATTTAAAAGCAGATTTAAAAGCAACCTTTAAAAAAGTTACGGTAACTGCGTAA